Proteins from one Mycobacterium sp. HUMS_12744610 genomic window:
- a CDS encoding rolling circle replication-associated protein yields MPSIASSATDSTLSAGASTSAPDGPPIGPGSPGASVDGRSRAPEAARPQGARATAVGRTSTEAPSLNPAAAGGLVICAENVRESVGEGTAAGELRAIDALGLRFPSPEMVTAAAALFEAAPPWACGPGRRGVEPESGRFRIFIGPGVVRLGWINPVRAEKTAERAVGHHQRDVDDAKFHVRNDLQLSADHGDRAVVSSTRRSPTGSEQSGTGGVITEWSRKSRSSMCRTFAELDYSPLVESGRVPAMVTLTYPGEWQAVAPDGASVKRHMVLWRKRFQREYGEQARYIWKLEFQRRGAPHIHLWMTPPTSPGRSGRGFAQWLSETWAQVVDHPDAEQKARHRLAGTAIDVRNGLKACDPKRLAIYFTKHSSPNLHGDKEYQHIVPQLWQQPGRGPGRFWGVHGLKKAITVVEVAQDAYLAARRIVRRWSRSQAMYGDSTIRFPTAVLPRTAVRLVPRVDYKTGAIVHRRVRRRRTLCNQGGLAGGYALVNNGPEFAVQLAAGLQADRT; encoded by the coding sequence ATGCCCAGCATCGCATCATCAGCCACCGACTCGACACTATCGGCGGGCGCCTCGACATCGGCACCCGATGGGCCGCCAATAGGGCCTGGTTCTCCGGGTGCCTCGGTGGACGGGAGGTCGCGAGCGCCCGAGGCCGCCAGGCCGCAGGGCGCGAGAGCGACAGCGGTCGGCCGGACATCGACCGAGGCACCCAGCCTCAACCCGGCCGCGGCCGGCGGGCTTGTTATATGTGCCGAAAATGTCCGCGAGTCGGTTGGCGAAGGGACCGCAGCTGGTGAGCTGCGGGCGATCGACGCATTGGGGCTACGGTTCCCGAGTCCCGAGATGGTCACCGCGGCTGCGGCGCTGTTCGAAGCGGCACCGCCGTGGGCCTGTGGTCCTGGGCGTCGCGGTGTCGAACCTGAATCCGGACGTTTCCGCATTTTCATCGGTCCCGGTGTCGTTCGACTCGGCTGGATCAATCCCGTCCGGGCCGAAAAGACCGCCGAACGGGCAGTCGGTCATCACCAACGTGACGTTGACGACGCGAAGTTCCATGTCCGAAATGACCTCCAACTCTCCGCCGACCATGGTGATCGGGCCGTCGTGTCTTCGACACGACGGAGTCCTACGGGAAGCGAACAGTCTGGTACTGGCGGTGTCATCACCGAGTGGTCCCGGAAATCACGGTCGTCGATGTGTCGCACCTTCGCCGAACTCGACTACAGCCCACTGGTGGAATCTGGCCGCGTTCCAGCCATGGTCACGCTCACCTATCCCGGGGAATGGCAAGCAGTCGCCCCCGACGGGGCAAGTGTAAAACGACACATGGTGTTGTGGCGCAAACGATTTCAACGCGAATACGGAGAGCAGGCCCGTTATATCTGGAAACTCGAATTCCAGCGACGTGGGGCACCGCACATCCATCTGTGGATGACGCCGCCGACCTCGCCCGGGCGCTCTGGGCGAGGCTTCGCGCAGTGGTTGTCCGAAACGTGGGCCCAGGTTGTCGACCACCCTGACGCCGAGCAGAAGGCGCGGCACCGGCTCGCCGGCACCGCCATCGACGTGCGCAATGGACTGAAAGCGTGCGACCCGAAACGGTTGGCCATCTACTTCACCAAGCACTCGTCACCAAATCTGCACGGCGACAAGGAGTACCAGCACATCGTGCCCCAGCTGTGGCAGCAGCCTGGACGCGGACCTGGCCGATTCTGGGGCGTGCATGGACTCAAGAAGGCCATCACCGTGGTAGAGGTCGCTCAGGATGCGTATCTGGCAGCTCGCCGGATCGTGCGGCGGTGGTCACGCAGCCAGGCGATGTACGGCGACTCGACGATCCGTTTCCCCACTGCTGTGTTGCCGCGCACGGCGGTTCGCCTGGTTCCGCGCGTCGATTATAAAACCGGAGCTATCGTGCATCGGCGTGTTCGTCGACGACGAACGCTCTGCAACCAAGGTGGGCTGGCCGGCGGGTACGCACTCGTCAACAACGGGCCGGAATTTGCCGTGCAGCTTGCCGCTGGGTTGCAGGCCGACCGGACATAG